Proteins from one Nicotiana tabacum cultivar K326 chromosome 23, ASM71507v2, whole genome shotgun sequence genomic window:
- the LOC142177068 gene encoding F-box/kelch-repeat protein At3g23880-like, whose protein sequence is MRCVSKSWLPLISSPQFVKTHLKLSAKNQEFSLLYTNSNTKKILHTCSLNTIIYEEESPISIPFELDGFDSKESSYRPLMFLDSCDGLFCVSSNEFRNIFIWNPSTRELKELPLLSRDMRACLSYYGFGYNERQDDYRVVVIAINKEDSNMVNLEIPSATVGGLSGKFVNGRLHWSGNKFIFSLNLVDETYGNVALPNFEEKFEHLHWYLRNLGRNLCAFHRNIVRDERPRLDVWIMKEYGVVESWTKVASVPVGYVLLPIFTVQDNKILVKTGTGLMMYNSTHDSFKYYPIIQVGLTYDQISVYTVVEPRFSLRGVKI, encoded by the exons ATGAGGTGTGTTTCAAAATCTTGGCTTCCTCTTATCTCTAGTCCCCAATTCGTCAAAACCCATCTAAAACTTTCAGCCAAGAACCAAGAATTTAGTCTTCTTTATACCAATTCTAATACTAAGAAAATTCTTCACACTTGCTCTCTTAACACaattatttatgaagaagaatctCCCATTAGTATCCCTTTTGAGCTTGATGGTTTTGATAGTAAAGAGTCGTCATATCGTCCTTTAATGTTTTTGGATTCATGTGATGGGTTGTTTTGTGTTTCCAGTAATGAGTTTCGGAATATATTTATATGGAATCCATCTACaagagagttgaaagaattgcCCCTTTTATCGAGGGATATGCGTGCATGTTTATCATATTATGGTTTTGGTTATAATGAGCGTCAAGATGATTACAGAGTTGTAGTAATTGCGATAAATAAAGAAGATAGCAATATGGTG AATTTAGAGATCCCAAGTGCCACAGTAGGCGGATTGTCTGGTAAATTTGTAAATGGAAGACTTCATTGGAGTGGCAACAAGTTTATTTTCTCGTTAAACCTCGTAGATGAGACATATGGAAATGTAGCATTGCCCAACTTTGAGGAAAAGTTTGAGCATCTTCACTGGTATCTTAGGAATTTGGGACGTAACCTATGTGCATTCCATAGGAACATTGTCCGTGATGAACGGCCCCGACTAGATGTGTGGATAATGAAGGAGTATGGAGTTGTCGAATCTTGGACTAAGGTGGCTTCAGTCCCTGTCGGTTATGTTCTTTTACCAATTTTCACAGTCCAGGATAATAAAATTTTAGTGAAAACTGGTACAGGTTTAATGATGTATAATTCAACACATGACAGTTTCAAGTACTATCCTATAATTCAGGTTGGTCTTACGTACGATCAAATTAGTGTGTACACAGTGGTAGAGCCAAGATTTTCATTAAGGGGAGtcaaaatataa
- the LOC107814414 gene encoding large ribosomal subunit protein P1-like, with product MSSTGELACTYACLILHDDGIPITAEKIGTLIKAANLKVESYWPSLFAKLCQKMNVDELVMNVGVGGTVASTTAVAAAPAPTTDHDAAAAPSANDKKKEEVKEESDDELMFSLFD from the exons ATGTCTTCCACTGGTGAACTTGCTTGTACTTACGCTTGTTTGATCCTTCATGATGATGGCATTCCTATCACT GCCGAGAAAATTGGCACACTCATAAAAGCAGCAAATTTGAAGGTGGAATCATACTGGCCGAGCCTTTTTGCAAAACTTTGTCAGAAGATGAACGTAGATGAACTTGTCATGAACGTCGGCGTCGGCGGAACCGTTGCTTCTACCACCGCTGTAGCCGCTGCTCCCGCTCCTACTACTGATCACGATGCCGCCGCTGCACCTTCCGCCAATGACAAGAAGAAG GAAGAAGTAAAAGAAGAGAGTGATGATGAGTTGATGTTCAGCTTGTTTGACTAG